The proteins below are encoded in one region of Bacillus vallismortis:
- a CDS encoding YuzL family protein, which yields MVREKKNPSSAAVSAASVKGDAGPTQHYGGGKRTSQNQQYKKQNMDQS from the coding sequence ATGGTGCGAGAGAAAAAAAATCCGTCTTCAGCGGCAGTCAGCGCGGCGAGCGTAAAGGGCGATGCCGGTCCGACACAGCATTACGGCGGCGGAAAACGGACAAGTCAAAATCAGCAGTATAAAAAACAAAACATGGATCAATCATGA
- a CDS encoding 3-hydroxyacyl-CoA dehydrogenase/enoyl-CoA hydratase family protein: MHKHIRKAAVLGSGVMGSGIAAHLANIGIPVLLLDIVPNDLTKEEEKKGLAMDSPEVRSRLSRQAVKKLLKQKPAPLTSAENTSYITPGNLEDDAAKLNEADWIIEVVVENLEVKKQIFALVDEHRKPGSIVSSNTSGISVQEMAEGRSADFKAHFLGTHFFNPARYLKLLEVIPIKETDPDILKFMTAFGENVLGKGAVTAKDTPNFIANRIGTYGLLVTVQEMLNGGYQVGEVDSITGPLIGRPKSATFRTLDVVGLDTFAHVARNVYDKADGEEKEVFRLPVFMNDMLEKGWIGSKAGQGFYKKEGKTIYELDPVTLTYGERTKMKSPALEAAKQAKGTKAKMKALIYSGDRAGRLLWNITTQTLLYSAELLGEIADDIHSIDQAMKWGFGWELGPFEMWDAIGLKQSAEKLEQLGAEMPSWIKDMLAKGNETFYIRENGTVFYYDRGEYRAVKENKKRIHLQTLKETNGVIAKNSGASLIDLGDDVALLEFHSKSNAIGLDIIQMINKALEETERNYKGLVIGNQGKNFCVGANLAMILMEVQDDNFLEVDFVIRRFQETMMNIKYSAKPVVAAPFGMTLGGGTEVCLPAARIQAASEAYMGLVETGVGLIPGGGGNKELYINHLRRGLDPMKAAMKTFETIAMAKVSASAQEAREVNILKETDHISVNQDHLLYDAKRLAASLYDTGWRPPVKEKVKVAGETGYAALLLGAEQMKLSGYISEHDVNIAKKLAYVIAGGKVPFGTEVDEEYLLEIEREAFLSLAGEAKSQARMQHMLVKGKPLRN, from the coding sequence ATGCACAAACATATTCGGAAGGCAGCCGTTTTAGGATCGGGGGTAATGGGTTCCGGGATTGCGGCGCATTTGGCTAATATCGGCATTCCTGTCCTGCTGCTTGATATTGTGCCGAACGATTTGACAAAGGAAGAGGAAAAAAAGGGGCTGGCGATGGACAGTCCGGAGGTGCGCAGCAGGCTGAGCCGGCAGGCGGTGAAAAAACTGCTGAAACAAAAGCCCGCTCCCCTCACATCAGCGGAAAATACATCCTATATCACGCCAGGCAATCTGGAGGATGATGCAGCGAAGCTGAACGAAGCGGATTGGATCATTGAGGTCGTTGTCGAAAATCTAGAAGTCAAAAAGCAGATTTTCGCACTTGTGGATGAACATCGAAAGCCTGGAAGCATTGTCTCAAGCAACACCTCCGGCATATCTGTGCAGGAGATGGCTGAAGGGCGATCGGCAGATTTTAAAGCCCATTTTCTCGGAACGCACTTTTTTAATCCCGCCCGCTATTTGAAACTGTTGGAGGTCATTCCGATTAAGGAAACGGACCCTGACATTTTAAAGTTTATGACAGCTTTCGGCGAAAATGTCCTCGGCAAAGGCGCCGTCACAGCAAAGGACACACCGAACTTTATCGCAAACCGCATCGGAACGTACGGGCTTCTCGTCACAGTCCAAGAAATGCTCAATGGCGGTTATCAGGTCGGGGAGGTCGATTCGATCACAGGCCCGCTGATCGGCAGGCCGAAAAGCGCGACCTTTAGAACGCTTGATGTTGTCGGGCTCGATACATTCGCCCATGTCGCCCGAAATGTGTATGACAAAGCGGATGGGGAAGAGAAAGAAGTGTTCCGCCTGCCAGTTTTCATGAACGATATGCTTGAAAAAGGGTGGATCGGAAGCAAGGCGGGCCAAGGCTTTTATAAAAAAGAAGGAAAAACGATTTATGAGCTTGACCCCGTGACGCTTACTTACGGCGAGCGGACAAAAATGAAATCACCGGCACTTGAAGCGGCAAAACAGGCAAAAGGGACAAAAGCCAAAATGAAAGCGCTTATTTATTCGGGTGACAGAGCCGGCAGACTGCTGTGGAATATCACAACTCAAACGCTGCTGTACTCAGCCGAACTGCTTGGGGAGATTGCCGATGATATTCATTCGATTGACCAAGCCATGAAGTGGGGATTCGGCTGGGAGCTGGGTCCGTTTGAAATGTGGGACGCTATCGGCCTCAAACAGTCGGCGGAAAAGCTTGAGCAGCTTGGAGCAGAAATGCCCAGCTGGATCAAAGACATGCTGGCCAAAGGAAATGAAACCTTCTACATCAGAGAAAATGGAACGGTATTTTATTATGACCGCGGCGAATACAGAGCCGTGAAAGAAAACAAGAAACGAATTCATTTACAAACGCTCAAGGAAACGAACGGCGTGATTGCGAAAAACAGCGGAGCAAGCCTGATCGACCTTGGAGATGATGTGGCCCTTCTTGAATTTCATTCGAAAAGCAATGCGATCGGCCTCGATATCATCCAAATGATTAACAAAGCATTAGAGGAAACAGAACGGAACTACAAAGGACTTGTGATTGGTAACCAAGGGAAAAATTTCTGCGTCGGCGCAAATCTCGCCATGATCTTAATGGAAGTTCAAGATGACAATTTTCTGGAAGTGGACTTCGTGATACGCCGTTTCCAGGAGACGATGATGAACATCAAGTACAGCGCGAAACCGGTTGTCGCCGCTCCATTCGGAATGACGCTCGGCGGCGGAACGGAAGTGTGCCTGCCGGCGGCGCGCATTCAAGCAGCAAGTGAAGCCTATATGGGGCTTGTGGAAACCGGCGTCGGCCTCATCCCTGGCGGAGGAGGAAACAAAGAGCTGTACATCAACCATCTCCGCCGCGGTCTTGATCCGATGAAAGCCGCAATGAAAACATTCGAAACGATTGCGATGGCGAAAGTGTCCGCTTCCGCCCAAGAGGCTCGTGAGGTGAACATCTTAAAAGAAACGGATCACATCAGCGTGAATCAGGACCACCTGCTGTACGATGCAAAACGGCTGGCCGCATCTTTATACGACACAGGCTGGCGGCCGCCTGTAAAAGAAAAGGTTAAGGTGGCGGGAGAAACCGGTTATGCGGCACTCTTGCTTGGCGCCGAGCAAATGAAGCTGTCCGGCTATATATCTGAGCATGATGTCAACATCGCGAAAAAGCTCGCTTATGTCATTGCCGGAGGAAAA
- a CDS encoding proline dehydrogenase family protein, with translation MLRRVFLFLSQNKALTKFAKAYGARLGARRFVAGDTIESAVKAVKRLNRSGLRATIDYLGEYAASEKEAKQVAEECKKAIQAIAEHQLDSELSLKLTSIGLDLSEELALSHLRAILSAAKQYGVAVTIDMEDYSHYEQTLAIYRQCKPEFEMLGTVIQAYLYRAAEDIRMMRGLKPNLRLVKGAYKESAAVAFPDKKGTDLHFQSLIKLQLLSGNYTAVATHDDDIIAYTKQLVAEHHIPASQFEFQMLYGIRPERQKELAKEGYRMRVYVPYGTDWFSYFMRRIAERPANAAFVLKGILKK, from the coding sequence ATGTTGAGACGTGTGTTTTTATTTTTATCTCAAAATAAAGCACTTACCAAGTTCGCAAAAGCATATGGGGCGCGGCTTGGAGCACGAAGGTTTGTCGCAGGGGATACAATTGAATCGGCGGTTAAGGCGGTCAAAAGGCTAAATAGATCCGGTTTGCGCGCAACAATTGATTATTTAGGCGAGTATGCAGCTTCGGAAAAAGAAGCGAAGCAAGTCGCAGAGGAATGCAAGAAAGCCATTCAAGCCATTGCCGAGCATCAATTGGACTCAGAGCTCTCACTCAAGCTGACCTCAATCGGGCTCGATCTTTCAGAAGAACTTGCCCTTTCTCATTTGCGAGCGATTCTATCTGCTGCGAAACAATATGGTGTTGCTGTGACGATTGATATGGAAGACTATTCTCATTATGAACAGACACTCGCCATCTACAGGCAATGCAAACCAGAATTTGAGATGCTCGGCACGGTCATTCAGGCATATCTGTACCGGGCGGCAGAAGATATCAGGATGATGCGCGGCTTAAAGCCAAATCTCAGACTTGTGAAAGGCGCTTATAAAGAATCTGCGGCGGTCGCGTTCCCTGACAAAAAAGGAACAGACCTTCATTTTCAGAGTTTAATAAAGCTGCAGCTGTTAAGCGGAAACTACACGGCTGTCGCCACACATGACGATGATATCATTGCGTATACGAAACAACTCGTTGCTGAACATCATATCCCAGCGTCACAATTTGAGTTTCAAATGCTGTACGGCATCAGGCCGGAGCGGCAGAAGGAACTGGCTAAGGAAGGGTACAGAATGCGTGTGTATGTCCCGTATGGAACGGACTGGTTCAGCTACTTTATGAGAAGAATTGCCGAACGGCCCGCCAATGCAGCGTTTGTGTTAAAAGGGATCTTGAAAAAGTGA
- a CDS encoding spore coat protein: MNQQNQKISNPQTPVPTTPKMNDRDFINELLTTEKYMTTAYCTALNEFSHESLYQDIQAIFDESQKTQRKLYDLMFQYGWYSVEAEDAQKLQKSYQKFDKTIQQQSPYQQ, from the coding sequence ATGAATCAGCAAAATCAAAAAATCAGCAACCCGCAAACACCTGTACCGACAACTCCGAAGATGAATGACAGAGATTTCATCAACGAACTGCTGACAACAGAAAAATATATGACAACAGCTTATTGCACAGCCTTGAACGAATTCAGCCATGAGTCTCTCTATCAGGATATTCAGGCCATTTTTGATGAGTCACAAAAAACACAAAGAAAACTGTATGACCTCATGTTCCAATATGGATGGTATTCTGTTGAAGCGGAGGATGCCCAAAAGCTGCAGAAGTCTTATCAAAAATTCGACAAGACCATTCAGCAGCAGTCTCCTTATCAGCAATAA